Within the Arachis duranensis cultivar V14167 chromosome 10, aradu.V14167.gnm2.J7QH, whole genome shotgun sequence genome, the region AAGACACAGAGAAGAGAGTAATTTGATAAAGAGAAATGGTTTGAGTTAAGAtgttgtaaaagtaaaagctgTAAAGTTTGTACAGGATGATTGAACAAAGAAAGAGACAGGTATTGTATATGAATATGTAATTAGAGATGAATAACGAGAATGATAACTTATGATGATAATTACACTGATTCTTTTGAGGAAAAGTATTTAGTTTATGAAATTGTTGGCAAGGACGTGGGTTTTGTCCCGCTTGcatatttatgattataaaagagaacaaaaagCACAGGACCTGTTGAAAGGTCATTTGTTGCTtgaggcaacccaagagatgtGTTTATTCATTTGTTGCGTTATGACAACTCCTGAGATATTTGTGTGATGATCTGCTGCGTGaaggcagtcagatagatggtggtgtgaccactgagaacgctttcctgcggtacaaatttatattttgattctgtaaggcagaggggttatttcctgctacagagtaccgtgaccacctgttccatttctgtagtggcagaggggttatttcctgtatacAGAAGGTGTGTCGGCGTACATCCCTGCAGTGGCAGATGTGTTATTTCCTGCGTGCAGTGGACCCTgtggtggcagaggggttatttcctgtacacAGGGGTATAGCCAATAGGAAAGCCTTATCCAGACAGAGGTTGCTGGATAACGACGGGAGCGGGtagtaaccgacagatgagctcattacctgcactagggctagacatgcatcattcaTGTCTGCGCATCATTCTCTATTGCATTCCTTTCTGTGTGTGACCTATTTCTTTGTGTTTGTCTGCTTGTATGCTATTTCTATGTTTTATTAtcttgtattcttttgtttgtgttctGCTTTCTATCGTCTCTACTTTCTCTTTCtgtctttatcttttgtttacTGCTTCGCTATATTCTATTATTCGTCTACTAATCGACCCCAAATAAATGaacgtaactaataaccccgaccctactaagaactccccagttcttaccccttttctctcccttccccttcagatggaagtaaGAGTACCTTACCGTAGTTTGTTGATGATGGTTCTGCGAAGAGGATCCTgctctaggtagtcttctgagtctagggtgaatATCGTTCTCTGATTATACGTATATACTGTGAGACCAGCCAACGTCTGCACCCTGGTCGTATGCACACTTTAACCTAAATCCTGTGTACGAGATTCCTATTGTGTGGCTACTTCATGAGGTACCAGAGAGACGTCCTGTGGAAAAGTctgatcgtgcagaggagtagCAGATGATGTTCTATCTTCTGATgacgttccacctgacttgagttgtgaagacttagaacgtattttccctcgctttagtagtttagagggactaggtgagtataaAGCCTAGGCTAGCCTaggtgccagcttagggacctcttgaacaggtcaggacCTGGGATGTTGTATGAATATATATGAACCTGGGAtgttatatgtatgtatatgtatatagttattatctagctatatctaggggtgttctaactaaaagtctatacTTAAATAAAAGTTGGATCACTGATTGTTGTTGACTGCTTGTAATGTATTTATGTGTAGTTGTTTATAACCATTTTATCTGTTATCagttgtgaattgattatgTATGATTCCGTTTATTAATTCAAAcgtttcaaaaaaatatatatacctcGCAAATTAACCacgcttttaacaacgaatcaggctcatatgataaataatagataataattaggaagacaaattgGTAGCGCCCATTTTCcggtatgatctagacatattgaaaattgggtcgttacaatttggtatcagagcagttcgttcctaatagagcctggggagtggactgactatgcttcattgcatactctgctTGTGTGTTTCATGCTGTTAGGATATCTTTAAGATACATTTGGCATGAATGTCTATGAGTGCTCATTTTGGAAATGTTCGTGCCTTACTTGAGATATTAACactgatcaccttaatgttGATTGTTTGGTGCGGATAGGACCTTAATGACTGCGAATAGGCATAGTTTAATCGAGCTTCGAACGATGAATCGATGCGAGGCACAGCTATCCTCACAGCTGTTATGATCTCCATGGCCATAGCTATGTTAGATTTGGATGCTGTAAGGAATGAATGCTTGTTTCACTTGTGGGGAAGTTGGACACTTGGCGAGGAATTGCCCAAAAGAATTTGCTCGGAATCCAGTGCGAACCCAGCAACAAGGCCGAGTGTTTGCCATGACTGCTGGTGATGCTATGCAACCAGACGCCCTGATCCAAGGTCAGTGTTATGTCAAAAATCGATTTCTAACTGTACTGTATGACTCGGGTGTATCacattcctttatttctttaactGTTGCTCGTGAGTTAGGACTAGATTTTTTTGAGTTGAACTTTGATCTAATTGTCCATACGCCTGCATCTCAAAATGTTTTGACTGGTTTAGTGTGCCTGCAAGTACCGTTCATTATTAGGAACAGAACTTTTATACATGATCTAATTTGTTTGCCTCTatgtggtttagaagttattctAGGATTAGATTTGTTGTCTAAGTATCAtgttttccttgatttccttgaAAGAATAGCTGTTATTCCGTCTGATAGTTTAGATATTAAACCATTTCTGTCTCATACTTTATATCTGAATTCCGTAAGAGTTACCTTAGATGGGAGTGATTGTGAGGGGTACGTTCTGTTAGCGGCTAGCTCGAATGACAGTGAATTCAGCTTAGAATGAATCCGAGTGGCAAAGGAATTTCCTGATGTTTTCCCAGACGACATACCTGAATTTCCTCCTCAGACAGTATTGAACTAGTACCTGGAACCGGACCAATTTCCATAGCACCGTACCGGATGTCACCACTGGAACGTGCAGAGTTGAGGAAGCAGTTGGATGAGCTACTTGGAACGAAATTTATTTGTCCCAGTGCATCACCTTGGGGAGCTCCAGTATTGCTAGTAACGAAGAAGGATGGTGGGATGAGACTTTGCATAGATTACCGACAGTTAAATAAAGTCACTATCAAGAACAAGTATCCACTTCCACGGATAGATGATTTGATGGATCAGTTAAAAGGTGCAACTGTGTTCTCGAAGATTAATTTGTGATCGGGCTATCACCAGATTCGAGTAAAAGAATCAGATATACCGAAGACTGCATTTAGAACTCGATATGGTCACTATGAGTATACGGTTATGTCGTTTGGACTAACTAATGCTCCTGCgattttcatggattacatgaatcgtATTTTTCGTCCGTACCTTGATCGGTTCGTAGTAGTTTTCATAGATGATATTCTCATCTATTCGAGACAGAAAGAGAGCATGAAGAGTATCTAACGACTGTATTGCGGAATTTGAGGACCTTAAGTTGGCTATGACTGAGACGTCAAGTGGAGTCCGTCTGGCCCAATTGGATATAACACCAGATTTTAAGATTAGTATTCAGCAAGCACAAACACAGGATCCAGAAATGGTGAAGATGCTGAGACGGATGAAAGTAGAGGAACCAGAAGCTGAAAAACAAGATCATAGCAGTCTTTGGAGGTACAAGAACAGGATTTGTGTGCCTAGCTCTGGGGATTTGCGACGGAGGATTCTTGTAGAAGTTCATCAAAGTAGATTCTCCATGCATCCTGGAGTGACGAAGATGTATCGAGATTTGAAACAAATGTTCTGGTCGCCGGACTTAAAAAAAGAAGTAGCTGATTATGTCTCAAAATGTTTAACCTGCCAGAAGGTGAAGGTGGAACATCAAAAGCCGTCAGGAACCCTGCAACCCTTAGAAATACCACAATGGAAATGGGAGCAGATTTCTATGGATTTTGTCACGGAATTGCCAAGGACCTCAACTGGACACGATGCCATCTGGGTAATTGTGGACAGGTTGACAAAGTCAGCGCACTTCCTTCCGATTCGAGTTTACTATACTTTAGAAAGGCTGGAACGAATATATATTCAAGGAATCATACGACTACATAGGATACCTTCGTAAATTATATCAGATCGAGTTTCGAGGTTTACTACTAGATTTTGGGGAGCTTTTCAGAAAGCGTTGGAAACAGAATTGCACACGAGTATAGCATACCATCCTCAGATAGACGGACAATCAGAGCAGATAATCCAGATGTTAGAAGACATGTTACGATCATGTATGATAGACAACCAAAGCAGCTGGAATAAGTATTTGCGGTTGGTCGAATTTGCCTATAACAACAGTTGCCAATAAAGTCTCGGGATGGCACCATATGAAGCTCTCTACAAAAGAAGATGTCGGACACCATTGTGTTGGAATGACGATGGAGAAGCTAGTGTCTTAGGTCCAAACTTAGTGTAAGAAACTACTAAGAAGATAAAGGAGATTCGTCAGAAGAGCCAGACAGCACAAAGCCGTCAAAAGAGCAATGCCGATAATAGACGTAGACCCTTAGAGTTTAGTGACGGAAACCATGTTTTTCTAAAAGTAACCCCGACTATTGGAATAGGTAGAGCCCTTAAGACTAAAAAGCTTAACCCTCGATACATAGGACCTTTCCAAATACTTAAAAGAGTCGGTCTAGTAGCGTATCAAATAGCCCTTCCTCCATATCTGTCAATCCTTCATGATGTTTTTCGTGTCTCGCAAACTTAAGAAATATATTCCTGACAAGAGTCACGTTTTACAACTAGAGACAATACAGTTACGAAATGATTTGACATATCAAGCATCACCAGTTCAGATAGTAGAAATAAGTGATAAGCAGCTAAGAGGCAAAGTTGTTCGCTTAGTCAAAGTAGCTTGGGAACCAAGAGGAGAGGAAGAGCATACTTGGGAACTGGAAGATACGATGAAAGCTGATTACCCGCATCTATTCTCAGGTAActgaaattttgagggcaaaattttcttttaggagggtagaatgtaacaaccctgattttcgtgtacgcgagatcttttctaAAGGCACGGAATCCTCcggaagatcagtaaagggaacacctctgttatatcatcaagcatctcaatcctcattatcattatgTCATCCTTAATCTAGAACCTCTTTTGAGGCAAACTTGACAACACAATCACGaggaacctagtttttgaaccgtatcggttaggagttttgattctagttttcgtaaatagtctcagtttgacgaaccggactcgattcatgagaggatagagataatagtataatattatcattatattagtattaaaaaatgcttgaatgatattataaggttacctggtctgtttttgttaaaaacagaaaatcggtttaaccgggtttacggtttactggtgcagcttagcattagcactctctgatgaatttagcaatgctaaggcctcattatacatgttctattctcataataaatatgttactagtgtcatttatgctagtagctcagaaaataatttttagagatgtttttacgagtgttccgatacacctagttttagtagttgtacactagagatattttaatattattttaatccacctccaagccaaccaatcacaactcaccctacacccccaaaacccccaaggctgcctcatttgctcattgtggccgaaaatcaccaagagaaaaaggagagaaagttCTTTGGTGTCCAATTTTTCACCTCAATATAACTTCTCCACGTTAATTTCTCTCATATCACGTTACTGCATCAGTTACAAAATTCTACTACTTAATTCTCCACTACTACATCAGTTAATTCCTCTCACATCAATTACACCGTCAATTGTATTATTCCcaattttttctcttaatcTCTCTCACTTCACTGGTTACTCCATATCTCTCCGTAATAGAAaaaatttctttcatttttcctcTGTCTTCTCCTGCATTCTTCTCACTTCGCCTAAATATAATGTAAAATCttctgtaatttattttttgtcattaaataAAAGTGTATAATTGTTTTTATATGTTTCTTTGATTAATTATAGTTGACAACATACCAATGGAAGATTCACGTGGGAGTGGTCGACGAACTTGGCAAGACTATGCCAGACAACGAAGACAAAATATGAGTGAAGAACAGAGGCAGCAACACCTTGCCAGAAGGCGTGCCAGTTACCGAGAGAGTATTAGACGAGGAAAACAAATCGATACATCAAGTGGACCAACTAACATGGCAACACCATTACAAGATATCACAAATATACCTCCTCAACAATACTCTATATCAGGTACTCTAAATTATACTTCTcagtaataaatttatattgttagtttattatttaatatgatATCTATGTTACTGGACTCTTAGTACGTACCAATTATGTATAATCTATTTCTTGAGTGTACccttaaattatcaaattacattattttcatCTTAATAATGAATTTTTTACATATACAGATACTCACAATAACACCGGAGCTGGTTCAAGTAATATACTAAACGATCCAAATATGGATAGGaatcttatatttatatttatttaattaataataatttatttttccttaaaTTTTGATTCAATAACTCTTTTATTATTGgcctaaataatattattatattatcttaAATGTAATTTACATCATTATAATCTCAATTATTaaatagtttaataattttttaatataatatcatacaaatataaaatttttataactgtattattataagaaaaatatatatattcactgtttaataatatatttgttattaaattttcttattctgtaaaaaaaacttaatagaTAATTCTggtatattttttaactttttttctaCAATTTAGTtcgtcatttaatttgaattatttctACAGTATCTCTATGTTACCGTACTCTACCGAATGTACTTTTAAATTCTCAGCCTACATTATTTTCATcttaagaataaattttttaaatatttagatacTCATAATAAAAGCGAAACTGATTCAAGTAATaaatcgaatggtaataaataTGGATAGGACTcctgtatatttatttaattaatagtaatttattttttcataaattttgatTCAATAGATCTTCCATTATTGTCCTAAAATTTTCTCGCGCGCCgtatcattataaaaaaattaaattagatatatgtttaatattataattgtaGCTTAAATTTTTTCActgtataacaaaaaaaattagttgataatttcaatattttttttatacttttccttctaaaaaataaatatatcagaAGTGATTATTTTTTCActacataaatttaaattgataaatttactaTTTCAATATTATAAGTTATAGATGCTACcagtttaatataatttttatattcacgAATTATTTATctctaaagaaaaattatacactgtaaaatataatcatttaaaatACATTATTGTCATTCCCAAACAGTCCAAATATGGAAAGGAAtcctatatatttatatttatttaattaataataatttattttttcttaaattttgattccataaatcttttattattggcctaaataatattattatagatattattatattgtcTTAATgtactttatataattataatctcAATTATTAAATAGTTTAATAATTTNNNNNNNNNNNNNNNNNNNNNNNNNNNNNNNNNNNNNNNNNNNNNNNNNNNNNNNNNNNNNNNNNNNNNNNNNNNNNNNNNNNNNNNNNNNNNNNNNNNNNNNNNNNNNNNNNNNNNNNNNNNNNNNNNNNNNNNNNNNNNNNNNNNNNNNNNNNNNNNNNNNNNNNNNNNNNNNNNNNNNNNNNNNNNNNNNNNNNNNNNNNNNNNNNNNNNNNNNNNNNNNNNNNNNNNNNNNNNNNNNNNNNNNNNNNNNNNNNNNNNNNNNNNNNNNNNNNNNNNNNNNNNNNNNNNNNNNNNNNNNNNNNNNNNNNNNNNNNNNNNNNNNNNNNNNNNNNNNNNNNNNNNNNNNNNNNNNNNNNNNNNNNNNNNNNNNNNNNNNNNNNNNNNNNNNNNNNNNNNNNNNNNNNNNNNNNNNNNNNNNNNNNNNNNNNNNNNNNNNNNNNNNNNNNNNNNNNNNNNNNNNNNNNNNNNNNNNNNNNNNNNNNNNNNNNNNNNNNNNNNNNNNNNNNNNNNNNNNNNNNNNNNNNNNNNNNNNNNNNNNNNNNNNNNNNNNNNNNNNNNNNNNNNNNNNNNNNNNNNNNNNNNNNNNNNNNNNNNNNNNNNNNNNNNNNNNNNNNNNNNNNNNNNNNNNNNNNNNNNNNNNNNNNNNNNNNNNNNNNNNNNNNNNNNNNNNNNNNNNNNNNNNNNNNNNNNNNNNNNNNNNNNNNNNNNNNNNNNNNNNNNNNNNNNNNNNNNNNNNNNNNNNNNNNNNNNNNNNNNNNNNNNNNNNNNNNNNNNNNNNNNNNNNNNNNNNNNNNNNNNNNNNNNNNNNNNNNNNNNNNTCGATTAACTACAAACATAGGAGTAGTAGCCCGATTGACTATAATTAGAAGAATTACCACCCATCATTAATTTGATACAGGTAATACGATaactaattttctttgttatgaattcaattagtttttaataattatattttacttttgaaACATACAGGAATGAAAGCGTATGACAATGGAACAGGCACAAGTAACAGaaatctataacaatatataatgtgCTTTCTAATGTTGCCCTTAATGATAGAGATTCTCCCGTACATGCGTCttttactttaaataaaagaaCTTTCACCGTTAACAGCAACACATGTTATTCTATcttattttcattctgtttCACTAATAGTTGTAGGAACCATAACctcttcttcaattctttattccaataatttatccatttaattaattttatccgttttcaatttttcttactTCTCTTTCCAAGTATGAATGTGTTTCTCTGTATGTAACAATTATTTAGatgaatttttgtaattttctgaACTAGATAATGACTATGCCAAATGTTGATTTTTGACGCCATGTATGAaaggaggaaaaaaataattaggggtgataaataaatttttttagatcttATCGTTTTATTTTGGGTATATTCTTTATGTGAGTACTTTATACCAAGTTTGATCtcattattcaatttttagtgCTTCTCCTCTTGCCATTAGGTGCACTATTCTATATTATTACTGTTGCCATCATTCTCATTCCCTGAATATCGTGATTGTATCGCTTCCATCTTTTCCTCGCTTTCATTTACTACAATTGcaaattttataacattttattGTTGATATTAATTTCACGCATAACTTTCACCttcattttcctttcttttcagtTTACTTACCAAACTGTATtcattcttatatatttttaatctatCTTTCACATACAAAATTTCTctcatcaatttaatttaaaaaaatgattatttttttatttgatatttattttttaattttttttgacatGTATATACCTATCAATAATGAACCGAAGAACTctcataaattattttgttaactcattcttatatatttttaatctgtCTTTCACATACAAAGtgatgaaaaaaaatgagagcTGCCATAATGGTATTATGGTAATTGattgcgaaaaaaataaaataagacaaCATAATAGTGACGGTGAGACGATAATAATTATCTATGTAAAaagaatgataagaaaaaatgaTAGTGTATAATATGATGagatgatataatcaaaataaaaattaataattttaaaataataataaaattaaaaataattaaagatgtttaatataagattaaaaaaaaattttatctattcGAATTATACATAAAGATAACGAgtattttgaatataaaattttaaatttacttcaaattaaataagattgagaaaataaataaatttaatatataaataactaatttgtAAACCATGTTAGTAAatctttatcttaattttagtatacataataataatataactttttaaattttttaatttaaattaaattattttatattttttacatatcttaaataatttaaaatatttaatttttttataattaatttttatttattgatatcaaatttataattttaaaaacaaaaaaataaaaaagcggCTGAACAGGCACTTTTAGCagcttttctattatttttaagaaattaattttatttttttgttaatatatcattcattcttcaaatttattagataagtattttttattttaatgttgatgtgactttatttatatcatattttattaaaattaaaattactataaaccaaaatataattcaaaaaataatgataataacattatcttgattcaaaaagagtatatataaaccaaaataCATNNNNNNNNNNNNNNNNNNNNNNNNNNNNNNNNNNNNNNNNNNNNNNNNNNNNNNNNNNNNNNNNNNNNNNNNNNNNNNNNNNNNNNNNNNNNNNNNNNNNNNNNNNNNNNNNNNNNNNNNNNNNNNNNNNNNNNNNNNNNNNNNNNNNNNNNNNNNNNNNNNNNNNNNNNNNNNNNNNNNNNNNNNNNNNNNNNNNNNNNNNNNNNNNNNNNNNNNNNNNNNGTTGCTTGAGGCAATCCAAGAGATGTGTTTATTCATTTGTTGCGTTATGGAAACTCCTGAGATATTTGTGTGATGATCTGCTGCGTGAAGGTAGTTAGATAGATGGTGGTGTGACCACTGAGAACGCTTTCCTGCGGTACAGATTTATATTTTGATTCTGtaaggcagaggggttatttcctgctacAGAGTACTGTGACCACCTGTTCCATTTCTgtagtggcagaggggttatttcctgtatacAGAAGGTGTGTCGGCGTACATCCCTGCAGTGGCAGATGTGTTATTTCCTGCGTGCAGTGGACCCTgtggtggcagaggggttatttcctgtacacAGGGGTATAGCCAATAGGAAAGCCTTATCCAGACAGTGGTTGCTGGATAACGTCGGGAGCGGGTtagtaaccgacagatgagctcattacctgcactagggctagacatgcatcattcgTGTCTGCGCATCATTCTCTATTGCATTCCTTTCTGTGTGTGACATATTTCTTTGTGTTTGTCTGCTTGTATGCTATTTCTATGTTTTATTAtcttgtattcttttgtttgtgttctGCTTTCTATCGTCTCTACTTTCTCTTTCtgtctttatcttttgtttacTGCTTCGCTATATTATGTTATTCGTCTGCTAATCGACCCCAAATAAATGaacgtaactaataaccccgaccctactaagaactccccagttcttaccccttcccTCTCCCttccccttcagatggaagtaaGAGTACCTTACCGTAGTTCGTTGATGATGGTTCTGCGAAGAGGATCCTgctctaggtagtcttctgagtctagggtgaatatcattctctgtttatatgtatatactgtgagacCAGCCAACGTCTGCACCCTGGTCGTATGCACACTTTAACCTAAATCCTGTGTACGAGATTCCTATTGTGTGGCTACTTCATGAGGTACCAGAGAGACATCCTGTGGAAAAGTctgatcgtgcagaggagtagCAGATGATGTTCTATCTTCTAATgacgttccacctgacttgagttttgaagacctagaacgtactttccctcgctctagtagtttagagggactaggagAGTATAGAGTTTAGGCTAGcctaggtgagtatagagtctaggctagcctagGTGCCAGCTTAGAGACctcttgaacaggtcaggacCTGGGAtgttatatgtatgtatatgtatatagttattatctagctatacctaggggtgttctaactaaaggTCTATACTCTAACAAAGGCTGGATAAATGAATGTTGCTAGCTACTCgtgatgtatttatgtgtggttgtttataactgttttatctgttattacttgtgaattgattatgagtgATTCCGTCTATTAACCCAAATGTTTGATTATGTATGATTCCGTTTATTAATTCAAacgtttcaaaaaaaaaatatacctcGCAAAGTAACCacgcttttaacaacgaatcaggctcatatgataaataatagataataattaggaagacaaattgGTAGCGCCCAGTTTCcggtatgatctagacatattgaaaattgggtcattacaccaatgctcagctcacttgGAGAGCTGAGCGCTACTCATGGTGCACCGCGCAATACTTGACGCGGCCAGGGAGTAAGACATGCGCACAAcgcctcaatgctcagctcaacttgtgagcaGAGCATTCCCCTGGAGCTTCTCCCAGCAAGGCATGCAACAAGGATCCCCACACTAAGCCTCAATGCTCTGCTCCCCATTTGagctgagcatcctcctggaagcaaattgtcactcatgggccaaaattcaaccaaaattccatttaaattcaattcatcaccaaattgaatcaaggccaagcaaacccatttctcctcaaatctaaagcaagcaaagcccacatcatcactcaaaggcacatggatcaattagattaggattttcattttaatggtaatttgttttaatttcattttcattttcactttgtaaagcctatataaggcaccATTTTCATCTTTGTTAGGGGGTTGGCTCTAATAGAGAGCATTGGTAGGCTAGCTctactagggagcattaggactagtagtagatagctctctcttttagttttcctttttgattttgaattgtggattgagaattgaaggaattctgtttcactcTTGATCTACAATTTCTCTTTGTCCTGCTTCTGCATAATTTCTAAGAATTGAAAGTTGAAATCTGAgttttcctttactgcttccatcttcatttcttcttcaatttgtttgctgttggatcaaggaaggaa harbors:
- the LOC127742937 gene encoding uncharacterized protein LOC127742937 encodes the protein MNACFTCGEVGHLARNCPKEFARNPVRTQQQGRVFAMTAGDAMQPDALIQGQCYVKNRFLTVLYDSGVSHSFISLTVARELGLDFFELNFDLIVHTPASQNVLTEVILGLDLLSKYHVFLDFLERIAVIPSDSLDIKPFLSHTLYLNSVRVTLDGSDCEGYVLLAASSNDNSIELVPGTGPISIAPYRMSPLERAELRKQLDELLGTKFICPSASPWGAPIRVKESDIPKTAFRTRYGHYEYTVMSFGLTNAPAIFMDYMNRIFRPYLDRFVVVFIDDILIYSRQKESMKSI